One genomic region from Jiangella sp. DSM 45060 encodes:
- a CDS encoding nucleotidyl transferase AbiEii/AbiGii toxin family protein — MIDLTGHDKIAHLVEPLRIIDRRAEAAGSPYLVVGAAARDVLLHAVHGVQIRRLTTDLDVAVAVADWSAFETLRSTFPHASGSPEHRVTVAEMTVDLVPFGGVERVDRTIAWPPAEDSVMSAFGLAEALTTAEEIRLAPDLVVRVASLPAQAVLKLTAWEERHFEKPRHDSADLQLILKSYGPDCNVDRLYVGDGVPMLERADYDLEIAGAMLLGADVRRMLPPSALAHFGDLLTATTSDTSGLADDMPGDRDANAELLDAFRAGVEQPI, encoded by the coding sequence TTGATCGACCTGACCGGGCATGACAAGATCGCGCACCTCGTCGAGCCGCTTCGGATCATCGACCGGCGCGCCGAGGCCGCCGGATCGCCGTACTTGGTCGTCGGCGCGGCCGCACGAGACGTCCTGCTGCACGCCGTGCATGGCGTGCAGATCCGCCGGCTGACGACGGACCTCGACGTCGCGGTCGCGGTGGCGGACTGGAGCGCATTCGAAACCCTGCGCTCGACGTTTCCGCATGCCAGCGGCAGTCCGGAACATCGCGTCACCGTGGCCGAGATGACTGTCGACTTGGTTCCGTTCGGCGGCGTGGAACGTGTGGACCGCACCATCGCCTGGCCGCCCGCCGAGGACTCGGTCATGTCGGCGTTCGGTCTTGCCGAGGCCCTGACGACCGCCGAAGAGATCCGGCTCGCCCCAGACCTCGTCGTCCGGGTCGCGTCGCTGCCGGCTCAGGCGGTTCTCAAGCTGACCGCATGGGAGGAACGCCACTTCGAGAAGCCGCGACACGACAGCGCCGACCTCCAGCTGATCCTGAAGTCGTACGGACCGGATTGCAACGTCGATCGCCTCTACGTGGGCGACGGCGTCCCCATGCTGGAGCGCGCCGACTACGACCTGGAAATCGCCGGAGCGATGCTGCTGGGCGCCGATGTCAGGCGGATGCTGCCGCCATCGGCGCTCGCCCATTTCGGCGACTTGTTGACGGCGACGACGAGCGACACGAGCGGACTCGCCGACGACATGCCCGGTGACCGGGACGCGAACGCAGAGCTACTCGACGCCTTCCGCGCGGGAGTCGAGCAGCCGATCTAA
- a CDS encoding type IV toxin-antitoxin system AbiEi family antitoxin, translating to MADQQLRRDLLDEVVARLDELGLQATAHLHVEQDADALVTLTVDGRSHVLHAWLKPATASAAALIAKVLREIRPDGDGVVVTDYVSPTVADRLREQGAQFLDAAGNMYVRQDGVVLWVVGRPRPERAVGERPGRAFRRVGLQVVFTLLADPELIRQPYRLIALLAGTSLGAVTPVIQDLRDLGYVIGPEENRSMQRLNRLLVSWTEAYSQTLRPKLFTDRFQADDPLWWQSIDPTRYGVTWGGETAASMLTHELRPETTTIYAVSMPRDLIMNARLRRHPAGNVDVRNQFWTGGLPTPNPAVVPAPLIYADLIAAGDARSAQAAERIRETYLDRPDRA from the coding sequence ATGGCCGATCAACAGCTCAGACGCGACCTCCTGGACGAGGTGGTCGCTCGCCTCGACGAGCTCGGCCTGCAGGCAACCGCGCACCTCCATGTGGAGCAGGATGCCGATGCTCTCGTCACCCTCACCGTAGACGGCCGGTCGCACGTTCTCCATGCATGGCTCAAGCCGGCCACCGCCTCCGCGGCAGCCCTCATCGCCAAGGTCCTGCGGGAGATCAGGCCCGACGGTGACGGAGTCGTGGTCACCGACTACGTGTCGCCGACAGTCGCTGATCGGCTCCGCGAGCAGGGGGCACAGTTTCTCGACGCCGCAGGCAACATGTACGTGCGGCAGGACGGTGTCGTCCTCTGGGTCGTCGGCCGACCGCGGCCAGAACGAGCGGTAGGCGAACGGCCCGGCCGAGCCTTCCGGCGCGTCGGCCTGCAGGTGGTCTTCACCCTCCTGGCGGATCCGGAGCTCATCCGTCAGCCGTACCGACTCATCGCTCTTTTGGCCGGAACCTCGCTCGGAGCCGTCACACCGGTGATCCAGGATCTGCGTGACCTCGGCTATGTCATCGGGCCCGAGGAGAACCGGTCCATGCAACGGCTGAACCGGCTACTCGTCTCTTGGACTGAGGCTTATTCGCAAACCCTCCGGCCCAAGCTGTTCACTGATCGGTTCCAAGCGGACGATCCCCTGTGGTGGCAGTCGATCGACCCCACCCGCTACGGAGTCACTTGGGGCGGCGAGACCGCCGCGTCGATGCTGACGCACGAGTTGCGGCCCGAGACCACCACGATCTACGCCGTCTCCATGCCGCGAGACCTGATCATGAACGCGCGTCTGCGTCGTCATCCAGCGGGCAACGTCGACGTCCGTAACCAGTTCTGGACCGGCGGGTTGCCCACACCCAACCCCGCCGTCGTCCCCGCGCCCTTGATCTATGCCGACCTGATCGCTGCAGGCGACGCGCGAAGCGCGCAGGCTGCCGAACGGATTCGAGAGACGTACCTTGATCGACCTGACCGGGCATGA
- the ligA gene encoding NAD-dependent DNA ligase LigA: MTEPVDSNDVPTQVRERHATLSQEIEDHRQRYYFATPTVSDAEFDQLMRELEGIEEQYTSLRTPDSPTQKVGAPVAEPGAGVEASWPPVEHLERMLSLDNAFSSDDIAEWAARVEREVGTGARYLCEPKVDGLAVDIVYRDGKLATLATRGDGRTGEDISYNAQFVDAIPNELTGTDEYPVPSVVEIRGEAVFPTAEFEAVNAERADLGLPLFANARNSGAGVLRQRMDRRREKLDAAKAKADAAGNEGRSQVAYERVLEEYERARRNLNRMILVCHGIGRRDGFDIRFQSEAYEALRAWGLPASDRPQVVPDLEAVQGFIDHYGQHRHDIEFEIDGVVVKVDQVDLQRQLGSTSRAPRWAIAFKYPPEEVTTKLIDIRVNVGRTGRVTPYGVMEPVKVAGSTVENATLHNASEVKRKGVLIGDTVVLRKAGDVIPEILGPVAELRDGGEREFVMPTECPACGTPLAPAKEGDVDIRCPNSRSCPSQLRERLFYLAGRSGFDIEAMGWEAGIALIDAGVVADEGDVFGLDADRLKQVPLFTNTDGELTVNGRRLLENLRKAKEQPLWRVLVSLSIRHVGPTAARALAGALGSMEAIRAASEEDLAGTDGVGPTIAASVKEWFAVDWHQAIVDKWAAAGVRMVDERDESTPRTLEGLTVVVTGSLQGFSRDDAKEAILARGGKASGSVSKKTSFVVAGENAGSKHDKAVELKVPVLDEDGFRVLLESGPDEAAKLARVGDGEEPAAEAQE; the protein is encoded by the coding sequence GTGACCGAGCCAGTCGACAGCAACGACGTCCCGACGCAGGTGCGCGAGCGCCACGCCACGCTCTCGCAAGAGATCGAGGACCACCGCCAGCGGTACTACTTCGCCACGCCCACCGTCAGCGACGCCGAGTTCGACCAGCTCATGCGCGAGCTCGAGGGCATCGAGGAGCAGTACACGTCGCTGCGCACCCCCGACTCCCCGACGCAGAAGGTGGGGGCGCCGGTGGCCGAGCCGGGCGCCGGGGTCGAGGCGTCGTGGCCGCCGGTCGAGCATCTCGAGCGCATGCTGAGCCTCGACAACGCGTTCTCCTCCGACGACATCGCCGAGTGGGCCGCCCGGGTCGAGCGCGAGGTCGGCACCGGCGCGCGGTACCTGTGCGAGCCGAAGGTCGACGGCCTGGCGGTCGACATCGTGTACCGCGACGGCAAGCTGGCCACGCTCGCCACCCGCGGCGACGGCCGCACCGGCGAGGACATCTCCTACAACGCGCAGTTCGTCGACGCCATCCCGAACGAGCTGACCGGCACCGACGAGTACCCGGTGCCGTCCGTGGTCGAGATCCGCGGCGAGGCGGTGTTCCCGACGGCCGAGTTCGAGGCGGTCAACGCCGAGCGGGCCGACCTCGGGCTGCCGCTGTTCGCCAACGCCCGCAACTCCGGCGCCGGCGTGCTCCGTCAGCGCATGGACCGCCGCCGCGAGAAGCTCGACGCCGCCAAGGCGAAGGCCGACGCCGCCGGGAACGAGGGCCGGTCGCAGGTGGCGTACGAGCGGGTCCTCGAGGAATACGAGCGGGCTCGGCGCAATCTCAACCGCATGATCCTGGTCTGCCACGGCATCGGCCGGCGCGACGGCTTCGACATCAGGTTCCAGTCCGAGGCGTACGAGGCACTGCGCGCGTGGGGGCTGCCGGCCAGCGACCGCCCGCAGGTCGTCCCCGACCTCGAGGCGGTGCAGGGCTTCATCGACCACTACGGCCAGCACCGCCACGACATCGAGTTCGAGATCGACGGCGTCGTCGTCAAGGTCGACCAGGTCGACCTCCAGCGCCAGCTCGGCTCCACGTCGCGGGCGCCGCGGTGGGCCATCGCCTTCAAGTACCCGCCCGAAGAGGTCACCACCAAGCTCATCGACATCCGGGTCAACGTGGGGCGCACCGGCCGGGTCACCCCGTACGGCGTCATGGAGCCGGTCAAGGTCGCCGGCTCCACGGTCGAGAACGCCACCCTGCACAACGCGTCCGAGGTCAAGCGCAAGGGCGTGCTCATCGGCGACACCGTCGTGCTGCGCAAGGCCGGCGACGTCATCCCCGAGATCCTCGGCCCGGTCGCCGAGCTGCGCGACGGCGGCGAGCGCGAGTTCGTCATGCCCACCGAGTGCCCGGCCTGCGGCACCCCGCTCGCCCCGGCCAAGGAGGGCGACGTCGACATCCGCTGCCCGAACAGCCGGTCGTGCCCGTCGCAGCTGCGCGAGCGGCTGTTCTACCTGGCCGGACGCAGCGGGTTCGACATCGAGGCCATGGGCTGGGAGGCCGGCATCGCGCTCATCGACGCCGGTGTGGTCGCCGACGAGGGCGACGTCTTCGGGCTCGACGCCGACCGCCTCAAGCAGGTGCCGCTGTTCACCAACACCGACGGCGAGTTGACGGTCAACGGCCGCCGCCTGCTCGAGAACCTGCGCAAGGCCAAGGAGCAGCCGCTGTGGCGGGTGCTGGTCTCGCTGTCCATCCGGCACGTCGGTCCCACGGCGGCGCGTGCGCTGGCCGGGGCGCTGGGCTCGATGGAGGCCATCCGGGCGGCGAGCGAAGAGGACCTCGCCGGCACCGACGGCGTCGGCCCCACCATCGCCGCGTCGGTGAAGGAGTGGTTCGCCGTCGACTGGCACCAGGCCATCGTCGACAAGTGGGCCGCGGCCGGCGTGCGCATGGTCGACGAACGCGACGAGTCGACGCCGCGCACGCTCGAGGGCCTCACCGTCGTCGTCACCGGGTCGCTGCAGGGCTTTTCCCGCGACGACGCCAAGGAGGCCATCCTGGCGCGCGGCGGCAAGGCGTCCGGCTCGGTGTCGAAGAAGACGTCGTTCGTGGTCGCGGGCGAGAACGCCGGGTCCAAGCACGACAAGGCGGTCGAGCTGAAGGTGCCCGTGCTCGACGAGGACGGCTTCCGGGTGCTGCTCGAGTCGGGGCCCGACGAGGCCGCCAAACTGGCCCGGGTCGGCGACGGCGAGGAGCCGGCTGCCGAGGCTCAGGAGTAG
- a CDS encoding DUF1611 domain-containing protein has translation MTSFAEHVAPAAELFPVVAPWPRRLGAAKTSYITRHVIDLVPSGDELMLAPATIPAAGDVILARVESIGAHDWIERPDGRKARLFAGDEIIVAYGARYATEAYEAVVPDDLGPCDLVAAGGMAGRVVGAYAGMAAPTRIVPIGQLAGPDGRGLTVRSGAPIPLLPAPPPLHPPVIAVVGASMNAGKTTSAASLVRGITRSGRRVGAAKVTGTGAGNDRWHLVDAGGAPVLDFTDAGFPSTHLVAPDDLVATYFGLLSAVAAAEPDMVVIEIADGVAHGETARLLADPAVQATLSGVLFAAGDALGALSGVNLLRSWHLHVAAVTGKVTSSPLAAREAAALVDVPVVSTHELMEPSVAAALVSFDSEAA, from the coding sequence ATGACCTCTTTCGCTGAGCATGTGGCTCCAGCGGCGGAGCTCTTCCCGGTCGTGGCCCCGTGGCCGCGCCGGCTCGGAGCGGCCAAGACCTCCTACATCACCCGGCACGTCATCGATCTCGTGCCGTCCGGCGACGAGCTGATGCTGGCGCCGGCGACCATCCCGGCGGCCGGCGACGTGATCCTCGCGCGGGTCGAGTCGATCGGCGCCCACGACTGGATCGAACGTCCCGACGGCCGCAAGGCGCGGCTGTTCGCGGGCGACGAGATCATCGTCGCGTACGGCGCCCGGTACGCCACCGAGGCCTACGAGGCCGTCGTCCCGGACGACCTCGGCCCGTGCGACCTCGTCGCGGCGGGCGGCATGGCCGGTCGCGTCGTCGGAGCGTACGCCGGCATGGCGGCGCCGACCCGCATCGTGCCGATCGGCCAGCTGGCGGGGCCCGACGGACGCGGCCTGACGGTGCGCTCGGGTGCGCCGATCCCGCTGCTGCCGGCGCCGCCGCCGCTGCACCCGCCGGTCATCGCCGTCGTCGGGGCCTCGATGAACGCCGGCAAGACGACGTCGGCCGCGTCGCTGGTGCGGGGCATCACGCGGTCCGGGCGGCGGGTCGGCGCGGCGAAGGTCACGGGGACCGGCGCCGGCAACGACCGCTGGCACCTCGTCGACGCCGGGGGCGCGCCGGTGCTCGACTTCACCGACGCCGGGTTCCCGTCGACCCACCTCGTGGCGCCCGACGATCTGGTCGCGACGTACTTCGGCCTGCTCTCCGCGGTGGCGGCGGCCGAACCCGACATGGTGGTCATCGAGATCGCCGACGGCGTCGCACACGGAGAGACCGCGCGGCTGCTCGCCGACCCCGCCGTCCAGGCGACCCTCAGCGGTGTCCTCTTCGCGGCCGGCGACGCGCTCGGCGCCCTCTCGGGGGTGAACCTGCTGCGCTCGTGGCACCTCCACGTCGCCGCCGTCACGGGCAAGGTCACGTCGTCGCCGCTGGCCGCCCGCGAAGCGGCCGCTCTGGTCGACGTCCCCGTCGTCAGCACGCACGAGCTCATGGAGCCGTCCGTCGCCGCGGCGCTCGTGTCATTCGATTCCGAAGCGGCCTGA
- a CDS encoding ThuA domain-containing protein — MKHVTWRLRDARTRAVALMAAGALTLPVAAATTSTARVAEPQQDDDYSVLVVGRTLGFRHGSIVPGTTAIIELGEENGFDVEVWDPAQPTRTLPSTPFTSAADLARYDAIVFLSPVDGTNNPANAPLLNDTEFAAFQGYIRNGGGFAGIHAATDTMHNRPWYGQLVGAYFRNHPANQDAKLVVADRSHPSTAHLETVWNRHDEWYNFTANPRGNVHVLLTIDEKSYNPGSGTMGTDHPMAWCHAFEGGRSWYTALGHTNQSYTEPAFLQHILGGIEWAAGAAGGDCGGTDWEHFEKVTIDADTRFPSELDIADDGRVFFIEMGERRQASTPANLKVIDPATQTTSVVDTLDVYTGIATGNAQEDGLLGLALDPAFESNNRLYLYRSVPGSVTCPPSDVPGGSCGVNRLSRFTFGADGLTDEKVVLDVTVQREQCCHEAGSLEFDRFGNLYISTGDDTNPFESQGYTPIDERPGRQPFDAQRSSANTNDLRGKILRITPTPAGGYTIPDGNLFAPGTAGTRPEIFAMGFRNPYRIESDPSTGTLYVADYGPDAGGPNADRGPEGRVTWNVVDEPGNYGWPYCHGGAAYRDWAFPSGPAGATFDCANPVNESPNNTGLSALPPVVAPEIFYGRLPFASGGANVPDIGTGGAPTAGPIFRYDPALDSLTSRQWPESYDGQAFFGEWGRTNNNLYTFVLDDQQQVQEINPLFHGVFNPWTRPHDMVFGSDGALYVIQWGHTFGTTGVSTIQRVDYTGGPACDERDVGASTVVIGGDDTGVPNRVGGASCSINQLIDDDPDSWPSHGAFVRHVEEAANYFLARGLITERQKGTIVRVAATSDIG, encoded by the coding sequence GTGAAACACGTCACCTGGCGCCTGCGCGACGCGCGCACCCGCGCGGTCGCGCTCATGGCGGCCGGAGCCTTGACACTTCCCGTCGCCGCGGCGACCACCTCGACCGCGCGAGTGGCCGAGCCCCAGCAAGACGACGACTACTCGGTCCTGGTCGTGGGCCGGACCCTCGGCTTCCGGCACGGCAGCATCGTGCCGGGCACGACGGCGATCATCGAGCTCGGCGAGGAGAACGGCTTCGACGTCGAGGTCTGGGATCCGGCCCAGCCGACGCGCACCCTGCCGAGCACGCCGTTCACCTCGGCGGCCGACCTGGCTCGATACGACGCCATCGTCTTCCTGTCGCCCGTCGACGGCACCAACAACCCGGCCAACGCGCCGCTGCTGAACGACACCGAGTTCGCGGCGTTCCAGGGCTACATCCGCAACGGCGGCGGCTTCGCCGGCATCCACGCGGCGACCGACACCATGCACAACCGGCCGTGGTACGGCCAGCTCGTCGGCGCGTACTTCCGCAACCACCCGGCGAACCAGGACGCGAAGCTCGTCGTCGCCGACCGCTCCCACCCGTCGACGGCGCACCTGGAGACCGTCTGGAACCGCCACGACGAGTGGTACAACTTCACCGCCAACCCGCGCGGCAATGTCCACGTGCTGCTCACCATCGACGAGAAGTCGTACAACCCGGGCAGCGGCACCATGGGCACCGACCACCCGATGGCCTGGTGTCACGCGTTCGAGGGCGGCCGGTCCTGGTACACCGCGCTGGGCCACACCAACCAGTCGTACACCGAGCCGGCGTTCCTGCAGCACATCCTCGGCGGCATCGAGTGGGCGGCCGGCGCGGCCGGCGGCGACTGCGGCGGGACCGACTGGGAGCACTTCGAGAAGGTCACGATCGACGCCGACACCCGGTTCCCGAGCGAGCTGGACATCGCCGACGACGGACGGGTGTTCTTCATCGAGATGGGCGAGCGGCGCCAGGCGTCGACCCCGGCGAACCTCAAGGTCATCGACCCGGCGACGCAGACCACCAGCGTCGTCGACACGCTCGACGTCTACACCGGGATCGCGACCGGCAACGCCCAGGAGGACGGGCTGCTCGGGCTGGCGCTGGACCCGGCGTTCGAGAGCAACAACCGGCTGTACCTGTACCGGTCGGTGCCCGGCTCGGTGACCTGCCCGCCGTCAGACGTCCCCGGCGGAAGCTGCGGCGTCAACCGGCTGTCGCGGTTCACGTTCGGCGCGGACGGGCTGACCGACGAGAAGGTCGTGCTCGACGTCACGGTGCAGCGCGAGCAGTGCTGCCACGAGGCCGGCTCGCTGGAGTTCGACCGCTTCGGCAACCTCTACATCTCCACCGGCGACGACACGAACCCGTTCGAGTCGCAGGGCTACACCCCGATCGACGAGCGGCCCGGACGGCAGCCGTTCGACGCCCAGCGCTCGTCGGCCAACACGAACGACCTGCGGGGGAAGATCCTGCGGATCACGCCGACGCCCGCCGGTGGCTACACGATTCCGGACGGGAACCTGTTCGCGCCGGGGACGGCGGGCACGCGGCCGGAGATCTTCGCGATGGGCTTCCGCAACCCGTACCGGATCGAGTCCGACCCGTCGACGGGGACCCTGTACGTCGCCGACTACGGGCCGGACGCCGGCGGGCCGAACGCCGACCGCGGCCCCGAGGGCCGGGTGACGTGGAACGTCGTCGACGAGCCCGGCAACTACGGCTGGCCGTACTGCCACGGCGGCGCCGCCTACCGTGACTGGGCGTTCCCGAGCGGCCCGGCCGGCGCGACGTTCGACTGCGCCAACCCGGTCAACGAGTCGCCGAACAACACCGGACTGAGCGCGCTGCCGCCCGTCGTCGCACCGGAGATCTTCTATGGCCGGCTGCCGTTCGCGAGCGGCGGGGCGAACGTGCCCGACATCGGCACCGGCGGCGCGCCCACGGCCGGGCCCATCTTCCGCTACGACCCCGCGCTGGACTCGTTGACCAGCCGGCAGTGGCCGGAGTCGTACGACGGTCAGGCGTTCTTCGGCGAGTGGGGGCGGACGAACAACAACTTGTACACGTTCGTCCTGGACGACCAGCAGCAGGTGCAGGAGATCAACCCGCTCTTCCACGGCGTCTTCAACCCGTGGACGCGGCCGCACGACATGGTGTTCGGTTCCGACGGCGCCCTCTACGTGATCCAATGGGGGCACACGTTCGGGACGACCGGCGTCTCGACGATCCAGCGGGTGGACTACACCGGCGGCCCGGCCTGTGACGAGCGGGACGTCGGCGCCAGCACGGTCGTGATCGGCGGGGACGACACCGGCGTGCCTAACCGGGTCGGCGGAGCGAGCTGCTCGATCAACCAGCTGATCGACGACGACCCGGACTCTTGGCCCAGCCACGGCGCCTTCGTTCGACACGTCGAGGAGGCCGCGAACTACTTCCTCGCGCGCGGCCTGATCACCGAGCGGCAGAAGGGCACGATCGTCCGCGTCGCCGCGACGTCCGACATCGGCTGA
- a CDS encoding AAA family ATPase, whose amino-acid sequence MGVAAISDHWGSPVLVGRDAELARVRAAVTAPPARVVVAGESGIGKSRLVRELIRSDLGGRRVLVGHCEHLREPFPLGPLLGAVRAHGAALDPRTLSPVVGALAPLVPEIADRLPAPPPPLDDQRAVMHRVFRAATELLDRLGPAVLVVEDAHWADAGTLDFLTFLAAHQPPRLSVVVTARTEAGPPPLGEAFARAPSGPALSVELTPLGVDDVGELARRILGTDVPARTAAALADKTGGIPFVVEEVLRTLLEREPADAVARRADALSGLAVPTALRDVVRERLAALDPAATEVLAVAAVDGLTVDPRLISEVIGRDDAQVVAALAAAESAGLLHEHDGQSRFRHVLAQQIVYESLPVATRRWLHRSVAEAVERRGDPLPLGRVAHHRQHAGDTAAFVHYAELAADQAVSHGDDALAARFLLDATAVDAPLEVRLRLAAKLGRAAVDGLAHTEAVPILERLLQTPGLPPGSRGELRFALGRALRQAGRARDGYLEIERAVEDLGDRPALLTRALAVLAAPETVVGRHLREHTARYEQAERAAERSGRPEVRLAARITQVSLLLEQGDPAGWTLVDEFRTDDLLVAHPREHARACVNWAQAALHTGHVRRAGSLLAEGRRVAARAEYVRVTEVIELVAVSVDHAAGSWDGLAGRARALAATRFGAAALDGELLHATLLAASGETAAAAERLRELIATTERLGAVWPLVPARSALSRLLLGLDDVDGAMEQATAGLELALAKGHWIWAAPAVACLVDAHAAAGTAERAAEWVDALAAELGDVDAPLASAALRGCQAVLARAAGDAARADALQSAARTTLAAAGLRYEELRATERLGEWRCEAPGRTGGEKPGGTGGERSSGAGGKEPGRQSGEPSRPSGEEPHGAGGQEPGRHGGVESGDAGSRVTGDAGGEEPGRHSGDKPGRTGGDEPGGHGGVESGDAGSRVTGDAGREEPSRPSGDKPGRTGGEKPGGASGEKPGGASGEKPGGAGGEESGGALLEHALRGYADLHATRDVARVTSAMRRHGVAVPYPWRGGRRSGGLDLSAREHEIAVLAAKGRTNREIAADLFLSPRTVESHVSSVLRKLGCQSRSELAARLLPFDAAG is encoded by the coding sequence ATGGGAGTCGCCGCCATTTCTGACCACTGGGGGTCGCCGGTCCTCGTCGGACGCGACGCCGAGCTGGCCCGGGTGCGCGCGGCCGTCACGGCGCCGCCGGCGCGGGTGGTCGTCGCCGGTGAGTCCGGCATCGGCAAGAGCCGCCTGGTACGCGAGCTGATCCGCTCCGACCTGGGCGGACGGCGCGTCCTGGTCGGCCACTGCGAGCACCTGCGCGAGCCGTTCCCGCTGGGGCCGTTGCTCGGCGCCGTCCGTGCGCACGGCGCCGCCCTCGACCCCCGCACGCTCAGCCCGGTCGTCGGCGCGCTCGCGCCGCTGGTTCCGGAGATCGCCGATCGCCTGCCCGCGCCGCCTCCGCCACTGGACGATCAGCGCGCCGTCATGCATCGAGTGTTCCGTGCCGCAACGGAATTGCTCGACCGGCTCGGCCCGGCGGTGCTGGTGGTCGAGGACGCGCACTGGGCCGACGCCGGCACCCTCGACTTCCTCACCTTCCTCGCCGCGCACCAGCCGCCGCGGCTGTCCGTCGTCGTGACGGCGCGGACCGAGGCCGGGCCGCCGCCGCTGGGCGAGGCGTTCGCGCGGGCGCCGTCCGGGCCGGCGCTGTCGGTCGAGCTCACTCCCCTCGGCGTCGACGACGTCGGCGAGCTGGCCCGGCGCATCCTCGGCACCGACGTCCCCGCCCGCACGGCCGCCGCGCTGGCCGACAAGACCGGCGGCATCCCGTTCGTCGTCGAGGAGGTGCTGCGCACGCTGCTCGAACGCGAACCGGCCGACGCGGTGGCCCGGCGCGCCGACGCGCTCTCCGGGCTCGCCGTCCCGACCGCCCTGCGCGACGTCGTCCGCGAACGGCTGGCCGCGCTGGACCCCGCCGCGACCGAGGTGCTCGCCGTCGCCGCCGTCGACGGTCTCACCGTTGATCCCCGGTTGATCAGTGAGGTGATCGGACGCGACGACGCCCAGGTCGTGGCCGCGCTGGCGGCGGCGGAGTCGGCCGGGCTGTTGCACGAGCACGACGGGCAGAGCCGGTTCCGGCACGTCCTGGCGCAGCAGATCGTGTACGAGTCGCTGCCCGTGGCGACCCGGCGCTGGCTGCACCGGTCGGTCGCCGAGGCCGTCGAACGCCGCGGCGACCCGCTACCGCTGGGCCGAGTCGCGCACCACCGGCAGCACGCCGGCGACACCGCGGCGTTCGTCCATTACGCCGAGCTCGCCGCCGACCAGGCCGTCAGCCACGGCGACGACGCGCTGGCCGCGCGCTTCCTGCTCGACGCGACCGCCGTCGACGCGCCGCTGGAGGTGCGGCTGCGGCTGGCCGCCAAGCTCGGCCGAGCCGCCGTCGACGGGCTCGCGCACACCGAGGCGGTGCCGATCCTGGAACGGCTGCTGCAGACCCCCGGCCTGCCGCCGGGCAGCCGGGGCGAACTGCGGTTCGCGCTGGGGCGCGCGCTGCGCCAGGCCGGGCGGGCGCGCGACGGGTACCTCGAGATCGAGCGCGCGGTCGAGGACCTCGGCGACCGGCCGGCGCTGCTGACCCGCGCGCTCGCCGTCCTGGCGGCGCCCGAGACCGTCGTCGGTCGGCACCTGCGCGAGCACACGGCCCGGTACGAACAGGCCGAACGGGCGGCCGAGCGCAGCGGACGGCCCGAGGTGCGGCTGGCGGCGCGCATCACGCAGGTGTCGTTGCTGCTGGAGCAGGGCGACCCGGCCGGCTGGACGCTCGTCGACGAGTTCCGCACCGACGACCTCCTGGTCGCGCATCCCCGCGAGCACGCCCGCGCCTGCGTCAACTGGGCCCAGGCGGCGCTGCACACCGGGCACGTCAGGAGGGCCGGCTCGCTGCTGGCCGAGGGCCGGCGGGTGGCGGCGCGGGCCGAGTACGTGCGCGTCACCGAGGTCATCGAGCTGGTCGCCGTGTCCGTCGACCACGCCGCCGGGAGCTGGGACGGGCTGGCCGGCCGGGCCCGGGCCCTCGCGGCGACGCGGTTCGGCGCCGCCGCGCTGGACGGCGAGCTCCTGCACGCCACGCTGCTGGCCGCGAGCGGCGAGACGGCCGCCGCGGCCGAGCGGCTGCGCGAGCTCATCGCGACGACCGAGCGGCTGGGCGCGGTATGGCCGCTGGTGCCGGCGCGGTCGGCTCTGTCGCGGCTGCTGCTGGGGCTCGACGACGTGGACGGCGCCATGGAGCAGGCGACGGCGGGGCTGGAGCTCGCGCTGGCGAAGGGGCACTGGATCTGGGCGGCGCCCGCGGTGGCCTGCCTGGTCGACGCCCACGCCGCGGCGGGGACGGCGGAACGGGCCGCCGAGTGGGTCGACGCGCTGGCGGCCGAGCTCGGCGACGTCGACGCGCCGCTGGCATCGGCCGCGCTGCGGGGGTGCCAGGCGGTGCTGGCGCGGGCCGCCGGGGACGCGGCGCGGGCGGACGCGCTGCAGTCGGCCGCGCGGACGACGCTCGCCGCGGCCGGGCTGCGGTACGAGGAGTTGCGGGCGACGGAGCGGCTCGGCGAATGGCGCTGCGAGGCGCCCGGCCGCACCGGCGGCGAGAAGCCCGGCGGCACCGGCGGCGAAAGGTCCAGCGGCGCCGGCGGCAAAGAGCCCGGCCGCCAAAGCGGCGAACCCAGCCGCCCCAGCGGCGAGGAGCCCCACGGCGCCGGCGGCCAAGAGCCCGGCCGCCACGGCGGCGTCGAGTCCGGCGACGCCGGCAGCAGAGTGACCGGCGACGCCGGTGGCGAAGAGCCCGGCCGCCACAGCGGCGACAAACCCGGCCGCACCGGCGGCGACGAACCCGGCGGCCACGGCGGCGTCGAGTCGGGCGACGCCGGCAGCAGAGTGACCGGCGACGCCGGCCGCGAAGAACCCAGCCGCCCCAGCGGCGACAAACCCGGCCGCACCGGCGGCGAGAAGCCCGGCGGGGCCAGCGGCGAGAAGCCCGGCGGGGCCAGCGGCGAGAAGCCCGGAGGCGCCGGCGGCGAGGAGTCCGGCGGTGCGTTGCTCGAACACGCCCTCCGCGGCTACGCCGACCTCCACGCGACCCGCGACGTCGCCCGGGTGACCAGTGCGATGCGCCGCCACGGCGTCGCCGTCCCGTACCCGTGGCGCGGCGGCCGGCGCTCCGGCGGGCTGGACCTGTCCGCCCGCGAGCACGAGATCGCCGTCCTGGCGGCGAAGGGCCGGACCAACCGCGAGATCGCCGCCGACCTCTTCCTGTCGCCTCGGACGGTCGAGAGCCACGTGTCCAGCGTGCTGCGCAAGCTCGGCTGCCAGTCGCGGAGCGAGCTCGCCGCACGGCTGCTGCCTTTCGACGCCGCCGGCTGA